One window from the genome of Paraconexibacter algicola encodes:
- a CDS encoding ABC-F family ATP-binding cassette domain-containing protein, giving the protein MAVMIASDLAKDMSGTPLLRGVSFKLERKDRLTIAGRNGAGKTTLLRMLAGDTSIDGGELVLEKNCKVVLHDQRPPRDQDVTLRDYVLSACTEPLELEAELAALEARMGEGDESVFSRYADAQARFEAAGGYGWRDATNGVIHGLGFVEDDLDRPLHTFSGGQITRASLARALAASPDLLLLDEPTNHLDIESLEWLEQKLVALDAAVIMVAHDRWFLEAVGTCVLEVEAGRTRFFKGTWHQWRKEQAARELALGRAIDKQQKEIARMEAFVERFRAKATKAKQAQSRVKALDKIEKIERDPRDTREMGFQFKKAERTGRVIFELDGAHLEVGEPPKVLLHDAELWLERGEHVSLVGSNGTGKSTLVSALTGQRVFDAGKLRTGHNVKVGYLSQHGDELEKDGARTVAEAAVKRTGLSPNEARSLLGKFLFSGEEQEKPLDGLSGGERQRLSLAILVASGANVLILDEPTNHLDIESREALEDALTAFDGALILVSHDRALLEAVGTRTIAVERYGLRSYVGGWQEYFTERQARLAAGIDDGDLPRPPAMGRASARFAADERRPDGMAARRSDDAPTSAAAPRGGGGSAAPSRSRIGGETGATTAAAGATNGAAATKKAPSKNRLRMQQKLERAIEDAEAALVSTEEELAAPEAWATPYESAKSTAKHTAAKRAVEAAYAALEEFEAQATA; this is encoded by the coding sequence ATGGCCGTGATGATCGCCTCCGACCTCGCGAAGGACATGTCGGGCACCCCGCTGCTGCGCGGCGTGTCGTTCAAGCTCGAGCGCAAGGACCGCCTCACGATCGCCGGGCGCAACGGCGCCGGCAAGACGACGCTGCTGCGGATGCTCGCCGGCGACACGTCGATCGACGGCGGCGAGCTCGTCCTGGAGAAGAACTGCAAGGTCGTGCTGCACGACCAGCGCCCGCCGCGCGACCAGGACGTCACGCTGCGCGACTACGTGCTCAGCGCCTGCACCGAGCCGCTGGAGCTCGAGGCGGAGCTCGCCGCGCTCGAGGCGCGCATGGGGGAAGGCGACGAGAGCGTCTTCAGCCGCTACGCCGACGCCCAGGCGCGCTTCGAGGCCGCCGGCGGGTACGGCTGGCGCGACGCCACCAACGGCGTCATCCACGGCCTCGGGTTCGTCGAGGACGATCTCGACCGGCCGCTGCACACCTTCTCCGGCGGGCAGATCACCCGCGCGTCGCTGGCCCGCGCGCTCGCCGCGTCCCCCGACCTGCTGCTGCTCGACGAGCCCACCAACCACCTCGACATCGAGTCGCTGGAGTGGCTCGAGCAGAAGCTCGTCGCGCTCGACGCCGCCGTCATCATGGTCGCGCACGACCGCTGGTTCCTCGAGGCCGTCGGCACCTGCGTGCTCGAGGTCGAGGCCGGCCGCACCCGCTTCTTCAAGGGCACCTGGCACCAGTGGCGCAAGGAGCAGGCGGCGCGCGAGCTCGCGCTCGGCCGCGCGATCGACAAGCAGCAGAAGGAGATCGCGCGCATGGAGGCGTTCGTCGAGCGGTTCCGCGCGAAGGCGACGAAGGCCAAGCAGGCCCAGTCCCGGGTCAAGGCGCTCGACAAGATCGAGAAGATCGAGCGCGACCCGCGCGACACCCGCGAGATGGGCTTCCAGTTCAAGAAGGCCGAGCGCACCGGCCGCGTCATCTTCGAGCTCGACGGCGCGCACCTCGAGGTCGGCGAGCCGCCGAAGGTGCTGCTGCACGACGCCGAGCTGTGGCTCGAGCGCGGCGAGCACGTCTCGCTCGTCGGCTCCAACGGCACCGGCAAGTCGACGCTCGTCAGCGCCCTCACCGGGCAGCGCGTGTTCGACGCGGGCAAGCTGCGCACCGGCCACAACGTCAAGGTCGGCTACCTCTCCCAGCACGGCGACGAGCTCGAGAAGGACGGGGCCCGCACCGTCGCGGAGGCGGCGGTCAAGCGCACCGGGCTGTCCCCGAACGAGGCGCGATCGCTGCTGGGGAAGTTCCTGTTCAGCGGCGAGGAGCAGGAGAAGCCGCTCGACGGCCTCAGCGGCGGCGAGCGGCAGCGGCTGTCGCTGGCGATCCTCGTCGCCTCCGGCGCGAACGTGCTGATCCTCGACGAGCCGACCAACCACCTCGACATCGAGAGCCGCGAGGCGCTCGAGGACGCGCTGACCGCGTTCGACGGGGCGCTCATCCTCGTCAGCCACGACCGCGCGCTGCTCGAGGCCGTCGGCACCCGCACGATCGCCGTCGAGCGCTACGGCCTGCGCTCCTACGTCGGCGGCTGGCAGGAGTACTTCACCGAGCGGCAGGCGCGGCTCGCCGCCGGCATCGACGACGGCGACCTGCCGCGGCCGCCCGCGATGGGCCGCGCGTCCGCGCGGTTCGCCGCCGACGAGCGGCGGCCCGACGGGATGGCCGCGCGCCGCTCCGACGACGCCCCGACGTCGGCGGCCGCGCCGCGCGGCGGTGGCGGCTCGGCCGCGCCGTCCCGCTCCCGGATCGGCGGGGAGACGGGGGCCACGACGGCAGCCGCGGGCGCGACCAACGGGGCGGCCGCCACGAAGAAGGCGCCGTCGAAGAACCGGCTGCGGATGCAGCAGAAGCTCGAGCGGGCGATCGAGGACGCGGAGGCCGCGCTGGTCAGCACCGAGGAGGAGCTCGCCGCGCCCGAGGCGTGGGCGACGCCCTACGAGAGCGCCAAGTCGACCGCGAAGCACACCGCGGCCAAGCGGGCCGTCGAGGCCGCGTACGCGGCGCTCGAGGAGTTCGAGGCCCAGGCGACCGCCTGA